One Engraulis encrasicolus isolate BLACKSEA-1 chromosome 5, IST_EnEncr_1.0, whole genome shotgun sequence DNA segment encodes these proteins:
- the LOC134448572 gene encoding uncharacterized protein LOC134448572 encodes MKTAFDFSFFPFQNQNQKSDYGSFSRFFHSAPPNGKWKMKHSKFRLTKSWRRWLSGKPIASHISNHLPRSNSISLHSLSVRIPSSTIIMAGLEEHRELIEQMFRSGKTHSEMSETLRSMGVKGSSEMSVRRFCGEVGLRRKGHVTDQELEEAVISSIQKTGPTYGRKFMTGYLSSVGVKVGESRVGRILRSVHQPYNELRREGARNLNPVPYHADYTGHKLHMDQNEKLGMFGVTHVLAVDGFSSKIVATSTMPVKNNLVIYERVYREAVVNYGMWDQVRVDHGKEFYLTLYMQEKLADHRHNTNRLPYLQTTSSKNLRVERIWPEVNNRVNYPIKQALIHLQDQELLDMQDDMTKFCVSNLACQVSAIGLARVVQSWNAHRIPGRGIPNNLAAAGCPARCPAELLPNATEAAQGYEEELGSSLTWVSAFGSDPFPSEDQRGVAEQLFGERFPDLSQLFDTVVNQDYTIFQEAMLHLIHVSDMHAV; translated from the exons atgaaaacagcatttgatttttcgtttttcccttttcaaaaccAAAACCAGAAATCGGATTACGGTTCGTTTTCTCGTTTTTTCCATTCTGCACCTCCAAACggaaaatggaaaatgaaacATTCGAAATTCCGATTAACAAAATCCTGGCGGCGTTGGTTGTCAGGGAAACCAATCGCGAGCCACATTAGTAACCATTTACCGCGTAGTAACAGTATATCACTTCATTCATTGAGCGTAAGGATACCTAGTAGCACTATAATAATGGCTGGTTTGGAAGAGCACCGTGAGCTCATAGAGCAAATGTTTCGGTCGGGAAAGACCCATTCAGAAATGTCTGAGACATTACGAAGTATGGGGGTTAAGGGCTCATCGGAAATGTCTGTGAGGAGGTTCTGTGGAGAAGTGGGGCTACGACGGAAGGGTCACGTTACAGACCAGGAGTTGGAAGAAGCAGTGATATCTTCCATTCAAAAG ACCGGTCCAACGTACGGACGGAAATTTATGACGGGATACCTGTCATCTGTGGGGGTTAAAGTTGGTGAATCCCGAGTTGGAAGGATCCTCCGGTCCGTCCATCAACCTTACAACGAGCTGCGTCGTGAG GGAGCTAGAAACCTGAATCCAGTCCCTTATCATGCCGATTATACTGGCCATAAGCTGCATATGGACCAAAACGAGAAGTTAGGCATGTTTGGCGTTACCCATGTGTTGGCTGTGGACGGGTTCAGCAGCAAAATTGTTGCAACATCGACAATGCCTGTGAAGAACAATCTTGTCATCTATGAGAGGGTTTACAG GGAAGCAGTTGTCAACTATGGGATGTGGGATCAGGTTAGAGTGGATCACGGAAAGGAGTTCTACTTAACACTGTATATGCAGGAGAAGTTGGCTGACCACCGACACAACACCAACAGACTCCCTTACCTTCAGACAACATCTTcaaag aACCTTCGTGTAGAGAGAATTTGGCCAGAGGTCAACAACAGGGTAAATTATCCGATCAAACAGGCCCTCATCCACCTACAGGACCAGGAACTGTTGGACATGCAGGACGACATGACCAAATTCTGCGTCTCTAATTTGGCTTGTCAAGTCAGTGCAATTGGACTTGCCCGAGTTGTGCAGTCCTGGAATGCACACAGAATACCAG GCAGAGGGATACCTAACAACCTGGCGGCTGCTGGGTGTCCAGCTCGCTGCCCTGCTGAGCTGCTACCCAATGCAACTGAGGCAGCACAAGGGTATGAGGAGGAGCTGGGGTCATCTCTGACGTGGGTGTCAGCCTTTGGCTCTGACCCGTTTCCCTCTGAGGACCAGCGAGGTGTTGCGGAGCAACTGTTTGGGGAGAGGTTCCCAGACCTATCCCAACTGTTTGACACAGTGGTCAACCAGGACTACACCATATTTCAAGAGGCAATGCTCCATCTCATTCATGTGTCCGACATGCATGCAgtgtaa
- the LOC134449492 gene encoding cornifelin homolog B-like: protein MAGAKNQVIPVVSQQPRQNQQSRASKSASQKTRWSTKVLDCTADMPVCICGWCFGPLLACQLAKRYDESCCLPFLPGGVVALRTKMRQKYNIEGNILDDAMASFFPCTLCQMAREYKARHT from the exons ATGGCCGGTGCCAAAAATCAAG TAATTCCTGTAGTGTCGCAGCAACCAAGGCAAAACCAGCAGTCAAGAGCCTCTAAATCTGCTTCCCAGAAGACAAGATGGTCAACAAAGGTCCTTGATTGCACAGCTGATATGCCCGTCT GCATCTGCGGATGGTGTTTTGGTCCATTATTGGCCTGCCAACTGGCTAAGAGATATGATGAGTCTTGCTGTCTTCCCTTTTTGCCGGGGGGTGTAGTGGCGCTGCGAACAAAGATGAGACAGAAATACAACATCGAG GGAAACATTTTGGATGATGCCATGGCATCGTTTTTCCCATGCACCCTCTGTCAGATGGCCCGCGAGTACAAAGCACGTCACACATAA